In a genomic window of Bradyrhizobium sp. LLZ17:
- a CDS encoding ABC transporter ATP-binding protein gives MSGALLRIEHLEVRYGDLIGVSDVSLEVPAGSVVALLGSNGGGKTTTLNAIAGLIPVHSGTISFRGEDIARQKAFAIVRKGLALSPEGWRLFVQQSVENNLLLGATPLHDKSRKATLLERVYEFFPRLKERRNQRAGTMSGGERQMLAVGRALMSDPKLLMLDEPSLGLAPAVVESMYETFGRLHRED, from the coding sequence ATGAGCGGCGCGCTCCTCCGGATCGAACATCTCGAGGTACGCTACGGCGACCTCATCGGCGTCTCCGATGTGTCGCTGGAGGTGCCGGCGGGCAGCGTTGTCGCGCTGCTCGGCTCCAACGGCGGTGGCAAGACCACGACGCTGAACGCGATCGCCGGCCTCATTCCCGTGCATTCCGGCACGATCAGCTTTCGCGGCGAGGACATCGCCCGCCAGAAGGCCTTCGCGATCGTGCGCAAGGGACTGGCGCTGTCGCCGGAAGGCTGGCGGCTGTTCGTGCAGCAAAGTGTCGAGAACAACCTGTTGCTCGGCGCAACGCCGCTGCACGACAAATCGCGCAAGGCCACGCTGCTCGAACGCGTCTACGAGTTCTTTCCGCGGCTGAAGGAACGCCGCAACCAGCGCGCCGGCACCATGTCCGGGGGCGAGCGGCAGATGCTCGCGGTCGGCCGCGCGCTGATGAGCGATCCGAAGCTGTTGATGCTGGACGAGCCCTCGCTCGGCCTGGCCCCGGCGGTGGTCGAGTCCATGTACGAGACCTTCGGCCGCCTGCATCGTGAGGATTGA
- a CDS encoding invasion associated locus B family protein produces MQSRLVALAAVALLSIGAAHAQQSSKKNAAPPPLAQPAPAPTQPQADGAAAQQPGWIARCTSASRDAPLECAIEQNAVLTKTGQTIVLINIRIAPDTRTPVALLQLPLGLNLPVGAKLQVDEGKTVDLQIQTCENRGCYASTPIAPDLLASLKSGKQLKVSFQNMAKETIAIPMPLGDFSAAYDKIK; encoded by the coding sequence ATGCAATCCAGACTTGTTGCCCTCGCCGCCGTTGCCCTGTTGTCAATCGGCGCGGCGCACGCCCAGCAAAGCTCGAAGAAGAACGCGGCTCCGCCGCCGCTCGCGCAGCCCGCACCTGCTCCGACCCAGCCACAGGCCGATGGCGCAGCGGCGCAACAGCCCGGCTGGATCGCACGCTGCACCAGTGCCAGCCGCGACGCGCCGCTCGAATGCGCGATCGAGCAGAACGCGGTGCTGACCAAGACCGGCCAGACTATCGTGCTGATCAATATCCGCATCGCCCCCGACACCCGCACGCCGGTGGCGCTGTTGCAATTGCCGCTCGGTCTCAATCTTCCCGTCGGCGCCAAGCTCCAGGTCGATGAGGGCAAGACGGTCGATCTCCAGATCCAGACCTGCGAGAATCGCGGCTGCTACGCCTCGACCCCGATCGCGCCGGACCTGCTCGCGAGCCTGAAGTCAGGCAAGCAGCTGAAGGTCTCCTTCCAGAACATGGCCAAGGAAACCATCGCGATCCCGATGCCGCTCGGCGATTTTTCTGCGGCCTACGACAAGATCAAGTAG
- a CDS encoding ABC transporter ATP-binding protein codes for MLLEARGITKAFGSFKAVDDASVTLEQGDILGLIGPNGAGKSTFFNCLTGDLKASAGKVLFEGRDITDFAPELRAGLGLARTFQVPQTFEGMTVIENVMIGAFLRTSHRREAEARARAVLDRVGMNRLADAPARSLGTPGRKRLEIARALATEPKLLLLDEAMAGLNAHEVKLAIDLVRDIHRSGITLVIVEHIMEVIMSLASRVMVFHQGKEIARGSPREVTSNPAVIAAYLGTRAAKAAAGHTPVELMGGPDL; via the coding sequence ATGCTCCTTGAGGCGCGCGGGATCACCAAGGCGTTTGGCAGCTTCAAGGCGGTGGACGACGCCTCCGTGACGCTCGAGCAGGGCGACATTCTCGGCCTGATCGGGCCGAACGGCGCCGGCAAATCCACTTTTTTCAATTGCCTTACCGGCGATCTGAAAGCCAGCGCGGGCAAGGTACTGTTCGAGGGACGCGATATCACCGACTTTGCGCCGGAGCTGCGCGCCGGGCTCGGGCTCGCGCGCACCTTTCAGGTCCCGCAGACCTTTGAAGGCATGACGGTGATCGAGAACGTCATGATCGGTGCGTTCCTGCGCACCTCGCATCGCAGGGAAGCCGAGGCGAGGGCGCGGGCGGTGCTGGATCGCGTCGGCATGAACAGGCTTGCGGATGCGCCGGCGCGCTCGCTCGGAACGCCCGGCCGCAAGCGGCTGGAAATCGCGCGGGCGCTTGCAACCGAGCCAAAGCTGTTGCTGCTGGACGAGGCCATGGCGGGCCTCAACGCGCATGAAGTGAAGCTTGCGATCGACCTCGTGCGCGACATCCATCGTTCCGGCATCACGCTCGTGATCGTCGAGCACATCATGGAAGTGATCATGTCGCTTGCAAGCCGCGTGATGGTATTCCATCAGGGCAAGGAGATCGCACGCGGATCGCCGCGCGAGGTCACGTCCAACCCCGCCGTGATCGCGGCCTATCTCGGCACCCGCGCAGCGAAAGCTGCCGCGGGCCATACGCCGGTTGAGCTGATGGGCGGACCGGACCTATGA